Proteins encoded by one window of Salvia splendens isolate huo1 chromosome 14, SspV2, whole genome shotgun sequence:
- the LOC121766125 gene encoding uncharacterized protein LOC121766125 — MSSLQQSGDVDLESANTTHVCGGGGCGGGCPAVVAAERGGDAPPSSNGNEIIVNVNEKNERRDSNVSEYSVEMVDLESGAEESKLHLTRIIKDCRICHLSMDATNQESGIPIELGCSCKDDLAASHKQCAEAWFKIKGNKICEICGSIAQNVVGVNEGDLIMAQWNEANDAEAAAATAPTRAPLLESQNFWQGHRFLNFLLACMVFAFVISWLFHFNVPS, encoded by the exons ATGTCATCTTTACAGCAATCCGGGGATGTTGATTTAGAATCAGCTAACACCACTCATgtctgcggcggcggcggctgtgGAGGTGGTTGTCCGGCAGTAGTAGCCGCCGAGAGAGGAGGCGATGCGCCGCCTTCCTCTAATGGAAATGAGATTATTGTTAATGTGAATGAGAAGAATGAGAGGAGGGATTCAAATGTTTCAGAGTACTCAGTGGAGATGGTGGATCTGGAATCTGGTGCAGAGGAATCTAAGCTGCATCTGACAAGAATCATCAAGGATTGCAGGATTTGCCATCTCAGCATGGATGCAACTAATCAGGAATCTGGGATCCCTATTGAGCTAGGTTGTTCTTGTAAGGACGATTTGGCTGCCTCCCACAAACAATGCGCAGAAGCTTGGTTCAAGATTAAGGGAAACAA AATCTGTGAGATATGTGGCTCAATTGCACAAAACGTCGTTGGTGTAAATGAGGGTGACTTGATCATGGCACAATGGAACGAAGCAAATGATGCTGAAGCAGCTGCAGCGACTGCCCCGACTCGTGCACCCCTTTTGGAGTCTCAAAATTTCTGGCAAGGCCATCGTTTTCTAAACTTTTTGTTAGCTTGTATGGTGTTTGCATTCGTAATCTCCTGGCTATTCCACTTCAACGTACCCTCGTGA
- the LOC121764478 gene encoding probable LRR receptor-like serine/threonine-protein kinase At3g47570: MNLCKQLNNSVGPICLALGVLALCTKEFLTMGRLSLSRCLIYGWKAFQRYLMPNSVISCCSNEDFKALVLEYMANGNLEKWLYSQNHFLSFMERLNIMIDVASALEYLHCGYSTPIVHSDLKPSNVLLDEDMVARVSDFGIAKLLYNGDSMVLTNTLGTLGYIAPEYGSEGQVSTRCDVYGVTLMEVFTRKKPSDDMFDGDLSLKSWIERSVPQFTYQVIDDNLLINTEEEHGDKIVEFTSSILELAINCCADSSHERINMKEALAHLQKIQHGFLG; encoded by the exons ATGAACTTATGCAAGCAACTGAACAATTCAGTGGGACCAATTTGCTTGGCACTGGGAGTTCTTGCTCTGTGTACAAAGGAGTTCTTAACAATGGGAAGGTTGTCGCTGTCAAGGTGTTTAATCTACGGTTGGAAGGCATTTCAAAGATATTTGATGCCTAATAGTGTCATAAGTTGTTGTTCCAATGAAGACTTCAAGGCATTAGTACTTGAATACATGGCCAATGGAAACCTTGAGAAATGGTTATATTCTCAAAACCATTTCTTGAGTTTCATGGAAAGATTGAATATAATGATCGATGTTGCATCGGCTTTGGAGTATCTTCACTGTGGGTATTCGACGCCAATTGTCCACAGTGACTTGAAGCCAAGTAATGTCCTGTTAGACGAAGATATGGTTGCCCGTGTAAGCGATTTTGGGATAGCAAAGTTGCTATACAATGGAGATAGCATGGTGTTAACCAACACCCTGGGAACATTGGGTTACATTGCTCCTG AGTATGGTTCAGAAGGGCAAGTCTCCACAAGGTGCGACGTCTACGGGGTGACGTTGATGGAAGTTTTTACGAGAAAAAAGCCAAGTGACGACATGTTTGATGGAGATCTAAGCTTGAAGAGTTGGATTGAAAGGTCAGTTCCACAATTCACATATCAAGTTATAGATGACAACTTACTGATTAACACTGAAGAAGAACATGGCGACAAAATTGTGGAATTCACATCATCCATATTGGAGTTGGCCATAAACTGTTGTGCAGATTCTTCTCATGAAAGGATTAATATGAAAGAAGCTCTAGCACATCTGCAGAAAATCCAACATGGGTTTTTGGGGTGA
- the LOC121763705 gene encoding 7-deoxyloganetic acid glucosyltransferase-like translates to MNCMLNLAHLFCLSDFHVTFIVSEFTHRLLLKNTSVPATFAAYPGFQFRAIPDGLPDDHPRFGDKLGDIIPAVTNIMVPVFKKMMSDENLLASPHRRPATCFVADGSFGFAADVAEENGLPLVYFRTPSAAYFWAFFQVYDLIQAQEIPIKGKSMDGLVKGIPGMEGFLRRRDLPSLFHSDDVNDHLLQSLAAATRQIVRAQAVIFNTFEDLEGPILSAMLEKLPRIYSIGPIHEQQKSRLIEKESKASIVAGNLWLEDRSCIDWLNAQPARSVIYVSFGSITVVTREQLMEFWYGLVNSSHRFLWVMRSDFVTGEDGDDQIPAELMEGTKEKGYLVKWAPQEEVLVHPAVGGFLTHSGWNSTLESIVAGVPMICWPYFGDQTVNSRFVSEVWKIGLDIKDTCDRLIIENAVKEVMEVRKDVFLERADGMAKMAKKAVQRGGSSYTNLDALIDYINSLIITSERLD, encoded by the exons ATGAATTGCATGCTCAATCTCGCTCATCTCTTCTGTTTATCTGACTTCCACGTCACCTTCATCGTGTCGGAGTTCACCCACCGCCTCCTCCTCAAGAATACCTCCGTCCCTGCCACCTTCGCCGCTTATCCCGGCTTCCAGTTCCGGGCAATCCCCGATGGCCTCCCCGACGATCACCCCCGCTTCGGTGACAAACTCGGCGATATCATTCCCGCTGTTACAAACATCATGGTTCCAGTTTTCAAGAAAATGATGTCCGACGAAAACCTCCTCGCTTCCCCTCACCGCCGGCCGGCCACATGCTTCGTCGCAGACGGAAGTTTCGGATTCGCCGCTGACGTTGCGGAAGAGAACGGCCTTCCCTTGGTGTATTTCCGAACCCCCAGCGCCGCCTACTTCTGGGCTTTTTTCCAAGTTTATGATCTCATTCAAGCTCAAGAAATTCCCATTAAAG GGAAATCGATGGACGGATTAGTGAAAGGCATACCGGGGATGGAGGGATTCCTTCGCCGCCGTGACCTGCCGAGCTTGTTCCACAGCGACGATGTAAACGACCATCTTCTTCAGAGCTTAGCAGCGGCGACGAGGCAAATCGTACGAGCACAAGCAGTCATATTCAACACATTCGAAGATTTAGAGGGGCCGATTTTATCAGCCATGCTTGAAAAACTGCCAAGAATCTACTCTATCGGTCCAATCCACGAGCAGCAGAAATCCAGGCTCATAGAGAAGGAATCCAAGGCCTCGATTGTTGCCGGCAATTTATGGCTGGAAGACCGGAGCTGCATTGATTGGTTGAACGCTCAGCCGGCGAGATCGGTGATCTATGTGAGCTTTGGGAGCATAACAGTTGTGACGAGAGAGCAATTGATGGAATTTTGGTATGGTTTGGTTAATAGTTCTCATAGATTCTTGTGGGTGATGCGCTCAGATTTCGTCACCGGAGAAGATGGGGACGATCAAATTCCAGCGGAATTGATGGAGGGCACTAAAGAAAAGGGTTACTTGGTGAAGTGGGCCCCACAGGAGGAGGTTCTTGTCCACCCTGCAGTGGGTGGATTCTTGACTCACAGTGGATGGAACTCGACTCTAGAGAGCATTGTTGCCGGTGTGCCGATGATATGCTGGCCTTATTTTGGTGATCAAACTGTTAATAGTAGATTCGTGAGTGAAGTTTGGAAGATTGGGCTTGACATTAAAGATACATGTGATAGATTGATTATTGAGAATGCTGTTAAGGAGGTTATGGAAGTTAGGAAGGATGTGTTTTTGGAAAGGGCGGATGGTATGGCCAAAATGGCTAAGAAGGCTGTTCAAAGAGGAGGTTCCTCATATACCAATTTGGATGCTTTGATTGACTATATCAATTCATTGATAATAACTTCAGAAAGATTAGACTAA
- the LOC121763704 gene encoding 7-deoxyloganetic acid glucosyl transferase-like isoform X1 has translation MSSKSEVKLPAHVVIFPIPAQGHMNSMLNLAHLFCLSDFHVTFIVSEFCHRLLLKNTSVPATFAAYPGFHFRIIPDGLPDDHPRFGAQAGGVSPAVIHNMVPLFKKMMADKDLLASPHRRPATCFVADGSFSFAADFAEENGLPLLYFRTPSAAYSWAFFQVDDLIQAQEIPIKAGKSMDGLVKGIPGMEGFLRRRDLPTFFRTDDANDRLLQSLAATTRQIVRAQAVIFNTFEDLEGPILSAMLEDLPRIYSIGPIHEHQKSRIIEKKSEASIVAGNLWAEDRSCIDWLNAQPARSVIYVSFGSITVVTREQLMEFWHGLVNSSHKFLWVIRSDFITGEDGGGQIPAELIESTKEKGYMVKWAPQEEVLNHPAVGAFLTHSGWNSTLESIVAGVPMICWPYFGDQTINSRFVSEVWKIGLDIKDICDRLIIEKAVREVMEVRKDEFLERADGMAKMAKKAVQRGGSSYTNLDALIQYIKSLITIGT, from the exons ATGAGTTCTAAATCGGAAGTGAAGCTGCCGGCGCACGTGGTGATTTTCCCAATCCCAGCGCAGGGGCACATGAACAGCATGCTCAATCTTGCTCATCTCTTCTGTTTATCCGACTTCCACGTCACCTTCATCGTGTCGGAGTTCTGCCACCGCCTCCTCCTCAAGAACACCTCCGTCCCCGCCACCTTCGCCGCCTATCCCGGCTTCCATTTCCGGATCATCCCCGACGGACTCCCCGACGACCACCCCCGCTTTGGTGCCCAAGCCGGAGGCGTCAGTCCCGCTGTTATACACAACATGGTTCCACTTTTCAAGAAAATGATGGCCGACAAAGACCTCCTCGCGTCCCCCCACCGCAGGCCGGCCACGTGCTTTGTCGCCGACGGCAGTTTCAGTTTCGCCGCTGACTTTGCGGAAGAGAACGGCCTTCCCTTGCTCTATTTCCGAACCCCCAGTGCCGCCTACTCCTGGGCCTTTTTTCAGGTTGATGATCTCATTCAAGCTCAAGAAATTCCCATTAAAG CAGGGAAATCGATGGATGGATTAGTGAAAGGCATACCGGGAATGGAAGGATTCCTCCGACGCAGGGACCTGCCGACCTTCTTCCGCACCGACGACGCAAATGACCGTCTTCTTCAGAGCTTAGCAGCCACAACGAGGCAAATAGTACGAGCACAAGCAGTCATATTCAACACTTTCGAAGATTTAGAGGGGCCGATTTTATCAGCTATGCTCGAAGATTTGCCAAGAATCTACTCTATTGGTCCGATCCACGAGCACCAGAAATCCAGGATCATAGAGAAGAAATCCGAGGCCTCGATTGTGGCTGGCAATTTATGGGCGGAAGATCGGAGCTGCATTGATTGGTTGAACGCTCAGCCGGCGAGATCGGTGATCTATGTGAGCTTTGGGAGCATAACAGTTGTTACGAGAGAGCAGTTGATGGAGTTCTGGCATGGTTTGGTCAACAGTTCTCACAAATTCTTGTGGGTGATTCGCTCGGATTTTATCACCGGAGAAGATGGGGGCGGTCAAATTCCCGCGGAATTGATAGAGAGCACTAAGGAAAAGGGTTACATGGTGAAGTGGGCCCCGCAGGAGGAGGTTCTCAACCACCCTGCGGTGGGGGCATTTTTGACTCACAGTGGATGGAATTCGACTCTGGAGAGCATTGTTGCTGGTGTGCCGATGATATGCTGGCCTTATTTTGGTGATCAAACTATTAATAGTAGGTTTGTGAGTGAGGTGTGGAAGATAGGTCTTGACATTAAAGATATTTGTGATAGATTGATTATTGAGAAGGCGGTTAGGGAGGTTATGGAAGTGAGGAAGGATGAGTTTTTGGAAAGGGCAGATGGAATGGCCAAAATGGCTAAGAAGGCTGTTCAAAGAGGAGGTTCCTCTTATACCAATTTGGATGCTCTGATTCAGTATATTAAGTCATTGATAACAATTGGTACTTGA
- the LOC121763704 gene encoding 7-deoxyloganetic acid glucosyl transferase-like isoform X2: MSSKSEVKLPAHVVIFPIPAQGHMNSMLNLAHLFCLSDFHVTFIVSEFCHRLLLKNTSVPATFAAYPGFHFRIIPDGLPDDHPRFGAQAGGVSPAVIHNMVPLFKKMMADKDLLASPHRRPATCFVADGSFSFAADFAEENGLPLLYFRTPSAAYSWAFFQVDDLIQAQEIPIKGKSMDGLVKGIPGMEGFLRRRDLPTFFRTDDANDRLLQSLAATTRQIVRAQAVIFNTFEDLEGPILSAMLEDLPRIYSIGPIHEHQKSRIIEKKSEASIVAGNLWAEDRSCIDWLNAQPARSVIYVSFGSITVVTREQLMEFWHGLVNSSHKFLWVIRSDFITGEDGGGQIPAELIESTKEKGYMVKWAPQEEVLNHPAVGAFLTHSGWNSTLESIVAGVPMICWPYFGDQTINSRFVSEVWKIGLDIKDICDRLIIEKAVREVMEVRKDEFLERADGMAKMAKKAVQRGGSSYTNLDALIQYIKSLITIGT; encoded by the exons ATGAGTTCTAAATCGGAAGTGAAGCTGCCGGCGCACGTGGTGATTTTCCCAATCCCAGCGCAGGGGCACATGAACAGCATGCTCAATCTTGCTCATCTCTTCTGTTTATCCGACTTCCACGTCACCTTCATCGTGTCGGAGTTCTGCCACCGCCTCCTCCTCAAGAACACCTCCGTCCCCGCCACCTTCGCCGCCTATCCCGGCTTCCATTTCCGGATCATCCCCGACGGACTCCCCGACGACCACCCCCGCTTTGGTGCCCAAGCCGGAGGCGTCAGTCCCGCTGTTATACACAACATGGTTCCACTTTTCAAGAAAATGATGGCCGACAAAGACCTCCTCGCGTCCCCCCACCGCAGGCCGGCCACGTGCTTTGTCGCCGACGGCAGTTTCAGTTTCGCCGCTGACTTTGCGGAAGAGAACGGCCTTCCCTTGCTCTATTTCCGAACCCCCAGTGCCGCCTACTCCTGGGCCTTTTTTCAGGTTGATGATCTCATTCAAGCTCAAGAAATTCCCATTAAAG GGAAATCGATGGATGGATTAGTGAAAGGCATACCGGGAATGGAAGGATTCCTCCGACGCAGGGACCTGCCGACCTTCTTCCGCACCGACGACGCAAATGACCGTCTTCTTCAGAGCTTAGCAGCCACAACGAGGCAAATAGTACGAGCACAAGCAGTCATATTCAACACTTTCGAAGATTTAGAGGGGCCGATTTTATCAGCTATGCTCGAAGATTTGCCAAGAATCTACTCTATTGGTCCGATCCACGAGCACCAGAAATCCAGGATCATAGAGAAGAAATCCGAGGCCTCGATTGTGGCTGGCAATTTATGGGCGGAAGATCGGAGCTGCATTGATTGGTTGAACGCTCAGCCGGCGAGATCGGTGATCTATGTGAGCTTTGGGAGCATAACAGTTGTTACGAGAGAGCAGTTGATGGAGTTCTGGCATGGTTTGGTCAACAGTTCTCACAAATTCTTGTGGGTGATTCGCTCGGATTTTATCACCGGAGAAGATGGGGGCGGTCAAATTCCCGCGGAATTGATAGAGAGCACTAAGGAAAAGGGTTACATGGTGAAGTGGGCCCCGCAGGAGGAGGTTCTCAACCACCCTGCGGTGGGGGCATTTTTGACTCACAGTGGATGGAATTCGACTCTGGAGAGCATTGTTGCTGGTGTGCCGATGATATGCTGGCCTTATTTTGGTGATCAAACTATTAATAGTAGGTTTGTGAGTGAGGTGTGGAAGATAGGTCTTGACATTAAAGATATTTGTGATAGATTGATTATTGAGAAGGCGGTTAGGGAGGTTATGGAAGTGAGGAAGGATGAGTTTTTGGAAAGGGCAGATGGAATGGCCAAAATGGCTAAGAAGGCTGTTCAAAGAGGAGGTTCCTCTTATACCAATTTGGATGCTCTGATTCAGTATATTAAGTCATTGATAACAATTGGTACTTGA